A single Anopheles funestus chromosome 2RL, idAnoFuneDA-416_04, whole genome shotgun sequence DNA region contains:
- the LOC125764932 gene encoding bumetanide-sensitive sodium-(potassium)-chloride cotransporter isoform X1, translated as MTDPNGGGANDVEMNALPRNQSANRFQVNLVNHDDPAAHGTGNGTATEPVTEDDVFPEEMVKRRTSRLQSLRSSFRTDRDRDPEQPRQRKPSTRFNVEGGESDSNDDEEDNLIDENRYARSFRHFTREALPRMDNYRNILSFQGNQRPTLDELHDASITNKETMRRGTVHEPAEMDGAIKFGWIKGVLMRCLLNIWGVMLFLRLSWVVGQAGIVQGVILIVMTTVVTTITALSMSAISTNGVIKGGGTYYMISRSLGPEFGGSIGLIFSLANAVACAMYVVGFCESMIDLLASFGVAIVDGAVNDVRIIGCITIIILLCIVVVGMEWEAKAQIVLLIILLVAIVDFCIGSVWGPKSDLDLARGFVGFNASVMVENMHSAYRMVKGTQHDFFSVFSIFFPAATGILAGANISGDLKDPSSSIPKGTILAIVITSASYVGMAIIAGATVLRDATGNLTDVVNGTWDFSDCEVQSCSYGLHNSFQVMELVSVFGPLIYAGCFAATLSSALASLVSAPKVFQALCKDKLYPKISWFGKGFGKNNEPVRGYILTFIISVAVILVGDLNMIAPLISNFFLAAYCLVNFSTFHASLAKPVGWRPTFKYYNMWLSLLGAILCIAVMFLISWPTALITFAAVLSLYLIVSYRKPDVNWGSTTQAQTYKNALLSVQQLNNVEEHVKNYRPQILVLCGHPSSRPLLVNFAYLLTKKLSLLVCGHVTKTHVSQKYRNHLQKKASEWFRRHKVKGFFSLIDDNDFETGARAIMQASGIGKLRPNVLLMGFKSDWDRCESGELEQYFNVVHKALDMYLSVAILRVGKGFDYSQVLGEDTVKFISEYPRTLVANDSTNDLLSHNKVSSLHGSCDSLSRNVSQDQTIDVNEKNSKNLKSSSTSDLSKSISVAPDPIDISAKLITETGQRSLKRGDPSLLYRGPGGSELPKEVLDELTQFTSKKKTGIIDVYWLYDDGGLTLLLPYIISTRRNWSSCKLRVFALANRKTELEFEQRNMASLLAKFRIDYSDLQLLPDVTKKPNQEMADFFKALIKEFTVKDDNSDANTAGSSYISKAELLAVQDKTNRHLNLREYLLQHSSKSDLVVMTLPMPRKGVVSAPLYMAWLEALSRDLPPFLFVRGNQTSVLTFYS; from the exons ATGACAGATCcgaatggtggtggtgcaaaCGATGTGGAAATGAATGCTTTGCCGCGCAATCAGTCAGCGAACCGGTTCCAGGTTAACCTTGTCAATCATGACGACCCGGCCGCCCATGGAACCGGCAACGGTACGGCAACGGAACCGGTCACCGAGGACGACGTCTTCCCGGAGGAGATGGTCAAACGGCGTACCTCCCGTCTGCAGTCGCTTCGCAGCAGCTTCCGCACAGATCGCGACCGGGATCCGGAGCAGCCAAGGCAGCGCAAGCCCTCGACACGCTTCAACGTCGAGGGTGGCGAATCAGACTCGAACGATGACGAGGAGGATAATTTGATCGATGAGAATCGTTACGCGCGAAGCTTCCG ACACTTCACACGAGAAGCCCTACCGCGGATGGATAATTATCGGAACATCCTATCGTTCCAAGGAAATCAGAGACCCACGCTGGATGAGCTACATGATGCGTCCATCACAAATAAG GAAACGATGCGCCGAGGAACCGTGCACGAACCGGCCGAGATGGATGGTGCAATAAAGTTCGGCTGGATAAAGGGCGTTTTGATGCGTTGCCTGTTAAACATCTGGGGCGTCATGTTATTCCTACGGCTCAGTTGGGTAGTTGGACAAGCTGGTATCGTGCAAGGTGTGATACTGATCGTAATGACCACGGTGGTAACTACAATTACGGCTCTATCGATGTCCGCCATTAGTACGAACGGTGTGATAAAGGGTGGCGGGACATACTACATGATATCGCGCTCGTTAGGGCCCGAATTTGGAGGTTCGATCGGGTTGATCTTCTCGCTGGCGAATGCAGTCGCGTGTGCCATGTACGTGGTTGGCTTTTGCGAATCCATGATCGATCTGCTAGCCTCGTTTGGTGTTGCGATTGTGGACGGTGCCGTTAACGATGTGCGTATTATCGGTTGCATTACAATCATCATTCTACTGTGCATCGTAGTCGTCGGAATGGAATGGGAAGCGAAAGCTCAGATCGTGCTGCTGATCATCTTGCTGGTTGCCATTGTGGACTTTTGCATCGGTTCCGTGTGGGGTCCAAAGTCGGATCTAGATTTGGCACGTGGTTTCGTTGGGTTCAATGCGTCGGTGATGGTTGAAAACATGCACTCCGCGTACCGGATGGTTAAGGGAACGCAGCACGATTTCTTCTCCGTGTTTTCGATCTTCTTCCCCGCTGCGACGGGTATTCTGGCCGGAGCAAACATCAGCGGTGATCTGAAGGATCCTTCGTCCTCCATTCCAAAGGGCACAATACTTGCCATCGTGATTACGTCCGCCTCTTATGTTGGTATGGCGATCATTGCCGGTGCGACGGTGCTGCGTGATGCTACCGGTAATCTTACGGACGTCGTCAACGGAACTTGGGACTTCTCCGATTGTGAGGTGCAAAGTTGCAGCTACGGTCTGCACAACTCCTTCCAGGTAATGGAGTTGGTTTCGGTGTTTGGACCGTTGATATATGCTGGTTGTTTTGCCGCTACGCTATCATCCGCTCTAGCCAGTCTCGTGTCAGCTCCGAAAGTATTCCAAGCGTTGTGTAAGGACAAACTGTACCCGAAGATAAGTTGGTTCGGTAAAGGCTTTGGCAAAAACAACGAACCAGTGCGTGGATATATTCTGACATTCATCATCTCCGTGGCAGTCATTCTGGTGGGCGATCTGAACATGATTGCACCGCTGATATCTAATTTCTTCCTGGCGGCCTATTGTTTGGTCAACTTCAGTACATTCCATGCCAGCTTGGCAAAGCCTGTCGGCTGGCGACCAACCTTCAAG TATTACAACATGTGGCTCAGTCTGCTTGGTGCTATTTTATGCATTGCGGTTATGTTCCTGATATCCTGGCCAACGGCACTGATTACATTTGCGGCTGTACTGTCACTGTACTTGATCGTGTCATATCGCAAGCCGGACGTTAACTGGGGCTCAACCACTCAGGCACAGACGTACAAGAACGCACTGCTTTCCGTGCAGCAGCTGAACAACGTTGAGGAGCACGTCAAGAATTATCGACCCCAGATATTGGTTCTCTGCGGACATCCAAGTTCGCGCCCGCTGCTGGTAAACTTCGCCTACCTGCTTACGAAGAAGCTTTCCCTGCTTGTCTGTGGCCACGTAACCAAGACACACGTTTCGCAGAAGTATCGCAACCATCTGCAGAAGAAGGCATCCGAATGGTTCCGTCGCCACAAGGTTAAGGGGTTCTTTTCGCTAATCGATGATAATGATTTCGAAACAGGAGCGCGCGCAATCATGCAGGCATCCGGTATCGGGAAACTGCGCCCGAACGTGCTACTGATGGGCTTCAAGAGCGATTGGGATCGGTGTGAATCGGGCGAGCTGGAGCAGTACTTCAACGTCGTCCATAAAGCGCTCGACATGTACTTATCGGTGGCTATACTGCGTGTTGGTAAGGGTTTCGACTACTCTCAGGTGCTCGGTGAGGATACGGTGAAGTTTATCTCGGAGTACCCACGTACGCTGGTGGCGAACGATAGCACCAATGATCTGCTCAGCCATAACAAGGTTAGCTCGCTTCACGGCAGCTGTGATTCGCTCAGTCGCAACGTTTCGCAAG ACCAAACGATTGACGTTAACGAGAAGAACTCGAAAAATCTCAAGT caAGCAGTACCAGTGATTTAAGCAAATCCATTTCCGTAGCTCCCGATCCGATTGATATCAGCGCTAAACTCATAACA gaaACGGGCCAACGGTCACTGAAGCGTGGCGATCCATCGCTCTTGTACCGCGGACCGGGTGGTTCCGAGCTGCCGAAGGAGGTGCTCGACGAGCTGACACAGTTCACCTCGAAGAAGAAGACGGGTATCATTGACGTTTACTGGCTGTACGATGACGGTGGCCTCACGTTGCTATTGCCGTACATCATCAGCACACGGCGGAACTGGAGCTCGTGCAAGTTGCGCGTGTTCGCACTGGCCAACCGCAAAACGGAGCTCGAGTTCGAGCAGCGCAATATGGCGAGCCTGTTGGCGAAGTTCCGCATCGACTATTCCGATCTGCAGCTGCTGCCGGACGTCACGAAGAAACCGAACCAGGAGATGGCCGACTTCTTCAAAGCACTAATTAAGGAGTTCACCGTGAAGGACGATAACTCGGATGCCAACACAG CTGGAAGTTCATACATATCGAAGGCGGAATTGCTGGCCGTACAGGACAAGACAAACCGGCATCTGAACCTGCGCGAATATCTACTACAACACTCGAGCAAGTCGGACCTCGTCGTCATGACATTACCGATGCCGCGGAAGGGTGTCGTATCGGCTCCACTCTACATGGCGTGGTTAGAAGCGTTAAGCCGTGACCTTCCACCTTTCCTGTTTGTCCGCGGCAACCAAACGTCTGTGCTGACGTTCTACTCTTAA
- the LOC125764932 gene encoding bumetanide-sensitive sodium-(potassium)-chloride cotransporter isoform X2 has translation MTDPNGGGANDVEMNALPRNQSANRFQVNLVNHDDPAAHGTGNGTATEPVTEDDVFPEEMVKRRTSRLQSLRSSFRTDRDRDPEQPRQRKPSTRFNVEGGESDSNDDEEDNLIDENRYARSFRHFTREALPRMDNYRNILSFQGNQRPTLDELHDASITNKETMRRGTVHEPAEMDGAIKFGWIKGVLMRCLLNIWGVMLFLRLSWVVGQAGIVQGVILIVMTTVVTTITALSMSAISTNGVIKGGGTYYMISRSLGPEFGGSIGLIFSLANAVACAMYVVGFCESMIDLLASFGVAIVDGAVNDVRIIGCITIIILLCIVVVGMEWEAKAQIVLLIILLVAIVDFCIGSVWGPKSDLDLARGFVGFNASVMVENMHSAYRMVKGTQHDFFSVFSIFFPAATGILAGANISGDLKDPSSSIPKGTILAIVITSASYVGMAIIAGATVLRDATGNLTDVVNGTWDFSDCEVQSCSYGLHNSFQVMELVSVFGPLIYAGCFAATLSSALASLVSAPKVFQALCKDKLYPKISWFGKGFGKNNEPVRGYILTFIISVAVILVGDLNMIAPLISNFFLAAYCLVNFSTFHASLAKPVGWRPTFKYYNMWLSLLGAILCIAVMFLISWPTALITFAAVLSLYLIVSYRKPDVNWGSTTQAQTYKNALLSVQQLNNVEEHVKNYRPQILVLCGHPSSRPLLVNFAYLLTKKLSLLVCGHVTKTHVSQKYRNHLQKKASEWFRRHKVKGFFSLIDDNDFETGARAIMQASGIGKLRPNVLLMGFKSDWDRCESGELEQYFNVVHKALDMYLSVAILRVGKGFDYSQVLGEDTVKFISEYPRTLVANDSTNDLLSHNKVSSLHGSCDSLSRNVSQASSTSDLSKSISVAPDPIDISAKLITETGQRSLKRGDPSLLYRGPGGSELPKEVLDELTQFTSKKKTGIIDVYWLYDDGGLTLLLPYIISTRRNWSSCKLRVFALANRKTELEFEQRNMASLLAKFRIDYSDLQLLPDVTKKPNQEMADFFKALIKEFTVKDDNSDANTAGSSYISKAELLAVQDKTNRHLNLREYLLQHSSKSDLVVMTLPMPRKGVVSAPLYMAWLEALSRDLPPFLFVRGNQTSVLTFYS, from the exons ATGACAGATCcgaatggtggtggtgcaaaCGATGTGGAAATGAATGCTTTGCCGCGCAATCAGTCAGCGAACCGGTTCCAGGTTAACCTTGTCAATCATGACGACCCGGCCGCCCATGGAACCGGCAACGGTACGGCAACGGAACCGGTCACCGAGGACGACGTCTTCCCGGAGGAGATGGTCAAACGGCGTACCTCCCGTCTGCAGTCGCTTCGCAGCAGCTTCCGCACAGATCGCGACCGGGATCCGGAGCAGCCAAGGCAGCGCAAGCCCTCGACACGCTTCAACGTCGAGGGTGGCGAATCAGACTCGAACGATGACGAGGAGGATAATTTGATCGATGAGAATCGTTACGCGCGAAGCTTCCG ACACTTCACACGAGAAGCCCTACCGCGGATGGATAATTATCGGAACATCCTATCGTTCCAAGGAAATCAGAGACCCACGCTGGATGAGCTACATGATGCGTCCATCACAAATAAG GAAACGATGCGCCGAGGAACCGTGCACGAACCGGCCGAGATGGATGGTGCAATAAAGTTCGGCTGGATAAAGGGCGTTTTGATGCGTTGCCTGTTAAACATCTGGGGCGTCATGTTATTCCTACGGCTCAGTTGGGTAGTTGGACAAGCTGGTATCGTGCAAGGTGTGATACTGATCGTAATGACCACGGTGGTAACTACAATTACGGCTCTATCGATGTCCGCCATTAGTACGAACGGTGTGATAAAGGGTGGCGGGACATACTACATGATATCGCGCTCGTTAGGGCCCGAATTTGGAGGTTCGATCGGGTTGATCTTCTCGCTGGCGAATGCAGTCGCGTGTGCCATGTACGTGGTTGGCTTTTGCGAATCCATGATCGATCTGCTAGCCTCGTTTGGTGTTGCGATTGTGGACGGTGCCGTTAACGATGTGCGTATTATCGGTTGCATTACAATCATCATTCTACTGTGCATCGTAGTCGTCGGAATGGAATGGGAAGCGAAAGCTCAGATCGTGCTGCTGATCATCTTGCTGGTTGCCATTGTGGACTTTTGCATCGGTTCCGTGTGGGGTCCAAAGTCGGATCTAGATTTGGCACGTGGTTTCGTTGGGTTCAATGCGTCGGTGATGGTTGAAAACATGCACTCCGCGTACCGGATGGTTAAGGGAACGCAGCACGATTTCTTCTCCGTGTTTTCGATCTTCTTCCCCGCTGCGACGGGTATTCTGGCCGGAGCAAACATCAGCGGTGATCTGAAGGATCCTTCGTCCTCCATTCCAAAGGGCACAATACTTGCCATCGTGATTACGTCCGCCTCTTATGTTGGTATGGCGATCATTGCCGGTGCGACGGTGCTGCGTGATGCTACCGGTAATCTTACGGACGTCGTCAACGGAACTTGGGACTTCTCCGATTGTGAGGTGCAAAGTTGCAGCTACGGTCTGCACAACTCCTTCCAGGTAATGGAGTTGGTTTCGGTGTTTGGACCGTTGATATATGCTGGTTGTTTTGCCGCTACGCTATCATCCGCTCTAGCCAGTCTCGTGTCAGCTCCGAAAGTATTCCAAGCGTTGTGTAAGGACAAACTGTACCCGAAGATAAGTTGGTTCGGTAAAGGCTTTGGCAAAAACAACGAACCAGTGCGTGGATATATTCTGACATTCATCATCTCCGTGGCAGTCATTCTGGTGGGCGATCTGAACATGATTGCACCGCTGATATCTAATTTCTTCCTGGCGGCCTATTGTTTGGTCAACTTCAGTACATTCCATGCCAGCTTGGCAAAGCCTGTCGGCTGGCGACCAACCTTCAAG TATTACAACATGTGGCTCAGTCTGCTTGGTGCTATTTTATGCATTGCGGTTATGTTCCTGATATCCTGGCCAACGGCACTGATTACATTTGCGGCTGTACTGTCACTGTACTTGATCGTGTCATATCGCAAGCCGGACGTTAACTGGGGCTCAACCACTCAGGCACAGACGTACAAGAACGCACTGCTTTCCGTGCAGCAGCTGAACAACGTTGAGGAGCACGTCAAGAATTATCGACCCCAGATATTGGTTCTCTGCGGACATCCAAGTTCGCGCCCGCTGCTGGTAAACTTCGCCTACCTGCTTACGAAGAAGCTTTCCCTGCTTGTCTGTGGCCACGTAACCAAGACACACGTTTCGCAGAAGTATCGCAACCATCTGCAGAAGAAGGCATCCGAATGGTTCCGTCGCCACAAGGTTAAGGGGTTCTTTTCGCTAATCGATGATAATGATTTCGAAACAGGAGCGCGCGCAATCATGCAGGCATCCGGTATCGGGAAACTGCGCCCGAACGTGCTACTGATGGGCTTCAAGAGCGATTGGGATCGGTGTGAATCGGGCGAGCTGGAGCAGTACTTCAACGTCGTCCATAAAGCGCTCGACATGTACTTATCGGTGGCTATACTGCGTGTTGGTAAGGGTTTCGACTACTCTCAGGTGCTCGGTGAGGATACGGTGAAGTTTATCTCGGAGTACCCACGTACGCTGGTGGCGAACGATAGCACCAATGATCTGCTCAGCCATAACAAGGTTAGCTCGCTTCACGGCAGCTGTGATTCGCTCAGTCGCAACGTTTCGCAAG caAGCAGTACCAGTGATTTAAGCAAATCCATTTCCGTAGCTCCCGATCCGATTGATATCAGCGCTAAACTCATAACA gaaACGGGCCAACGGTCACTGAAGCGTGGCGATCCATCGCTCTTGTACCGCGGACCGGGTGGTTCCGAGCTGCCGAAGGAGGTGCTCGACGAGCTGACACAGTTCACCTCGAAGAAGAAGACGGGTATCATTGACGTTTACTGGCTGTACGATGACGGTGGCCTCACGTTGCTATTGCCGTACATCATCAGCACACGGCGGAACTGGAGCTCGTGCAAGTTGCGCGTGTTCGCACTGGCCAACCGCAAAACGGAGCTCGAGTTCGAGCAGCGCAATATGGCGAGCCTGTTGGCGAAGTTCCGCATCGACTATTCCGATCTGCAGCTGCTGCCGGACGTCACGAAGAAACCGAACCAGGAGATGGCCGACTTCTTCAAAGCACTAATTAAGGAGTTCACCGTGAAGGACGATAACTCGGATGCCAACACAG CTGGAAGTTCATACATATCGAAGGCGGAATTGCTGGCCGTACAGGACAAGACAAACCGGCATCTGAACCTGCGCGAATATCTACTACAACACTCGAGCAAGTCGGACCTCGTCGTCATGACATTACCGATGCCGCGGAAGGGTGTCGTATCGGCTCCACTCTACATGGCGTGGTTAGAAGCGTTAAGCCGTGACCTTCCACCTTTCCTGTTTGTCCGCGGCAACCAAACGTCTGTGCTGACGTTCTACTCTTAA